From a single Sinorhizobium sp. RAC02 genomic region:
- a CDS encoding XdhC family protein: MDTSDALDPLTIAERWMDDGRTVALATVVETWGSAPRPVGSHLVIDGEGNFHGSVSGGCVEGAVIGEAMEVIGDGEPRLLEFGVADETAWRVGLSCGGRIRVYVERVG; encoded by the coding sequence ATGGATACAAGTGACGCACTCGACCCGTTGACCATCGCGGAACGCTGGATGGACGATGGCCGCACGGTGGCGCTTGCCACCGTCGTCGAGACCTGGGGCTCGGCGCCGCGTCCGGTCGGCAGCCATCTGGTCATCGACGGCGAGGGAAATTTTCACGGTTCCGTTTCGGGCGGTTGCGTCGAGGGGGCGGTGATCGGCGAAGCGATGGAGGTGATCGGCGACGGCGAACCACGCCTGCTGGAATTCGGCGTTGCCGACGAGACGGCCTGGCGTGTCGGCCTGTCCTGTGGTGGGCGCATCCGGGTCTATGTGGAGCGGGTCGGCTGA
- a CDS encoding VWA domain-containing protein codes for MTLAADNDSADAATDGRLADNIVHFARVLRKAGLRIGPAAVTDAIEAVQAIGIGEREEFYTALHATLVKRHEDDAVFDEAFRLFWRSRDLVGKMIALMSPVVTRQEEREKRKAGEARVSDALFGERPDERPQRDEPDVEIDARFTASGSEILRRTDFAQMTTAELAAAKRTISNLVLPVDEVRTRRFRRSNRPVAIDARATMRHAMRTGGALILPRYREPKTIHPPLVVLADISGSMSQYTRIFLHFLHALGEHRRRVHAFLFGTRLSNVTRQMRHRDPDLAVEACSQTVSDWSGGTRIGETLKEFNRLWSRRVLGQGAVVLLITDGLEREDTDLLETEMDRLHRSCRRLVWLNPLLRFEGFEARARGVRAMLPHVDELRPVHNLEAMADLVAALSGEAPRGAGDPRRFLPAA; via the coding sequence ATGACCCTGGCGGCGGACAACGACAGTGCAGATGCTGCCACGGATGGCCGGCTCGCCGACAATATCGTGCATTTCGCGCGCGTGCTGCGCAAGGCGGGGCTGCGCATCGGGCCGGCGGCGGTGACGGATGCCATCGAGGCGGTGCAGGCGATCGGCATTGGCGAGCGCGAGGAGTTCTACACCGCGCTGCATGCGACGCTGGTCAAGCGGCATGAGGACGACGCCGTCTTCGACGAAGCCTTTCGCCTGTTCTGGCGGTCGCGTGATCTTGTGGGGAAAATGATCGCGCTGATGTCGCCGGTCGTGACGCGGCAGGAGGAGCGGGAAAAGCGCAAGGCGGGGGAAGCCCGCGTGTCCGATGCGTTGTTTGGCGAACGGCCGGACGAACGGCCGCAACGCGACGAGCCGGATGTCGAAATCGACGCCCGTTTCACCGCCTCCGGCAGCGAAATCCTGCGCCGGACCGATTTCGCCCAGATGACGACGGCGGAACTGGCCGCGGCCAAGCGCACGATTTCCAATCTTGTGCTGCCGGTGGACGAGGTGCGCACGCGCCGTTTCCGCCGCAGCAACCGGCCGGTGGCCATCGATGCCCGCGCCACGATGCGCCACGCCATGCGCACCGGCGGCGCACTCATCCTGCCACGCTACCGGGAACCGAAGACGATCCATCCGCCGCTCGTCGTGCTGGCCGATATTTCCGGCTCGATGAGCCAGTACACGCGCATCTTCCTGCATTTCCTGCATGCGCTGGGCGAGCATCGCCGTCGCGTGCACGCCTTCCTGTTCGGCACGCGCCTCAGCAATGTCACGCGCCAGATGCGCCACCGCGATCCCGATCTCGCCGTGGAGGCGTGCAGTCAGACGGTCAGCGACTGGTCCGGCGGCACGCGCATCGGCGAGACGCTGAAGGAGTTCAACCGGCTCTGGTCGCGCCGCGTGCTGGGGCAGGGCGCCGTCGTGCTGCTGATCACCGATGGGTTGGAGCGCGAGGATACGGACCTGCTCGAGACGGAGATGGACCGGCTGCACCGCTCCTGCCGGCGACTGGTCTGGCTCAATCCGCTGCTGCGTTTCGAGGGGTTTGAAGCGCGGGCGCGTGGGGTGAGGGCCATGCTGCCGCATGTCGACGAACTACGGCCCGTACACAATCTGGAGGCCATGGCGGATCTGGTGGCGGCGCTTTCCGGCGAAGCGCCGCGCGGTGCCGGTGATCCCAGGCGTTTTCTGCCGGCGGCGTGA
- a CDS encoding XdhC family protein: protein MDPYLLRKLNTERAARRAVIHLTDLGDGRDRVVCEGDPVAGPFGTAIESAFRSGKSAIVAAEDRNFFLNVHLPPTRIVVIGAVHISQALAQMAGIAGFDITIIDPRTAFATEERFAGIDLVADWPEDVLGARPLDAYTALVAVTHDPKIDDFPLSQALSTGCFYIGALGSRKTHAKRVERLTALGHSDAEIATISAPIGLDIGAASPAEIAVAILADIVEHLRRRPLRGPAS from the coding sequence ATGGATCCCTACCTGCTGCGCAAGCTGAACACGGAGCGCGCCGCCCGCCGCGCCGTCATCCACCTCACGGATCTCGGCGATGGCCGCGACCGGGTGGTCTGCGAGGGCGATCCGGTCGCCGGACCGTTCGGCACGGCAATCGAGAGCGCATTCCGCTCCGGAAAATCCGCCATTGTGGCGGCAGAGGATCGCAATTTCTTCCTGAACGTCCACCTGCCGCCGACCCGTATCGTGGTCATCGGCGCGGTGCATATCAGCCAGGCGCTGGCGCAGATGGCCGGGATAGCGGGCTTCGACATCACGATCATCGATCCGCGCACGGCCTTTGCCACCGAAGAGCGCTTCGCCGGCATCGACCTTGTCGCGGACTGGCCGGAGGATGTGCTGGGCGCGCGGCCGCTTGATGCCTATACCGCGCTCGTGGCTGTTACCCACGATCCGAAGATCGACGATTTTCCGCTGTCGCAGGCGCTCTCCACCGGCTGTTTCTATATCGGCGCACTCGGCAGCCGGAAGACCCATGCCAAGCGTGTCGAACGCCTGACGGCACTCGGGCACAGCGACGCGGAGATCGCGACAATATCCGCGCCGATCGGCCTCGATATCGGTGCTGCGAGCCCCGCCGAAATCGCCGTCGCTATCCTGGCGGATATCGTGGAGCACCTGCGCCGCCGACCCTTGCGGGGACCCGCCTCGTGA
- a CDS encoding molybdopterin-binding/glycosyltransferase family 2 protein — MIFGEIPVAEAIGARLAHGVRVEGLSLHKGHVVTADDQAALAAAGVAAVIAVRLEEGDIGEDEAAALIAAAIVPDHLSFTPPATGRINLHAKANGLFVVDRVVIDRFNRVDPAITIATLPDHASVAAGDMVATIKIIPLAVPDALARRAAALLSASRTLEVKPFVAHRVGLVATELPTLKTSVMDKTRRLLEQRLHPSGSRLTGERRVPHQPAALAEAVRQAAGENELVVVFGASAVTDANDVIPAAIRAAGGAVVHVGMPVDPGNLLVLGHVGTVPVLGAPGCARSPKENGFDWVLARIFAGEKPGSEEITGMGVGGLLAEIPSRPQPRELRAPERALSVTALVLAAGRASRMNGGHKLLATFDGKALVRRSVEAALAAKPAQVLVVTGHRADEVEAELAGLTVDVLRNPDHAQGMSTSLRAGVSAVSPGCEGVVVMLADMPHVTGADVRRLLDAFAAAGGHAIVRAVSGGKRGNPVVLPRTTFSAILQLEGDVGARHIVESAGLDVVDVEIGEAAHVDVDTPEAVVAAGGILKG; from the coding sequence GTGATTTTTGGCGAAATCCCGGTTGCCGAGGCGATCGGCGCACGATTGGCCCATGGCGTACGGGTCGAGGGCCTGTCGCTGCACAAGGGGCATGTGGTAACGGCGGACGATCAGGCAGCTCTTGCCGCGGCAGGCGTCGCCGCCGTAATCGCGGTGCGCCTGGAGGAGGGCGATATCGGTGAGGACGAGGCGGCCGCTTTGATCGCCGCGGCGATCGTGCCCGATCATCTCAGCTTTACCCCGCCCGCGACCGGCCGCATCAATCTCCATGCCAAGGCGAACGGTCTCTTCGTCGTCGACCGGGTGGTGATCGATCGCTTCAACCGGGTCGATCCGGCCATCACCATCGCCACCCTGCCGGATCATGCAAGCGTTGCTGCGGGCGACATGGTGGCGACGATCAAGATCATTCCCCTGGCCGTGCCGGACGCCCTTGCCCGCAGGGCGGCGGCTTTGCTGTCAGCGAGCCGGACGCTGGAGGTCAAGCCCTTCGTCGCGCACCGGGTCGGGTTGGTTGCGACGGAGCTGCCGACGCTCAAGACGTCCGTCATGGACAAGACGCGCCGTCTTCTTGAACAGCGCCTGCACCCTTCCGGCAGTCGGCTGACGGGGGAAAGGCGCGTGCCGCACCAGCCAGCGGCGCTTGCCGAGGCGGTCCGCCAAGCGGCCGGCGAGAACGAGCTTGTTGTCGTCTTCGGCGCCTCTGCCGTCACGGATGCGAACGATGTCATTCCAGCTGCCATCCGTGCCGCGGGCGGCGCAGTCGTGCATGTCGGCATGCCGGTCGATCCGGGCAACCTGCTGGTCCTGGGCCATGTCGGGACGGTGCCGGTGCTCGGCGCGCCCGGCTGTGCCCGCAGCCCGAAGGAGAACGGCTTCGACTGGGTTCTGGCCCGCATTTTCGCCGGTGAAAAGCCGGGATCCGAGGAGATTACAGGCATGGGCGTCGGTGGCCTTCTTGCGGAAATTCCAAGCCGTCCGCAACCGCGCGAGCTGCGTGCACCTGAGCGGGCGCTTTCCGTCACGGCGCTGGTTCTGGCTGCCGGGCGCGCCAGCCGCATGAACGGCGGCCACAAGCTGCTGGCCACCTTCGACGGCAAGGCGCTGGTACGACGCTCGGTGGAGGCTGCGCTGGCGGCAAAGCCGGCGCAGGTGCTCGTCGTGACCGGGCACCGGGCGGACGAGGTGGAGGCAGAGCTGGCCGGGCTCACCGTGGATGTCCTGCGCAACCCGGATCACGCGCAGGGCATGTCGACCTCGCTAAGGGCTGGCGTTTCCGCCGTGTCGCCGGGCTGTGAGGGCGTGGTGGTGATGCTGGCCGACATGCCGCATGTCACCGGGGCGGATGTGCGCCGGTTGCTCGACGCCTTCGCGGCCGCGGGTGGACACGCCATCGTGCGGGCCGTTTCCGGCGGCAAGCGCGGCAACCCCGTCGTGCTGCCGCGCACGACATTTTCCGCCATCCTTCAGCTTGAAGGCGATGTCGGGGCACGGCATATCGTGGAGAGCGCGGGGCTCGACGTGGTGGACGTGGAGATCGGTGAGGCGGCGCATGTCGACGTCGATACGCCGGAGGCTGTGGTGGCCGCGGGTGGCATTCTGAAAGGGTAG